Genomic DNA from Acidobacteriota bacterium:
GAGGTCTGCATCGAGTTCAACGACCTCGACCCGATCGAGGAACCGATCCCCTGCCGCCCGGTCGCCCACTATTCCATGGGGGGGATCGAGACCGACATCAAGGGAGCCACCCGGGTCAAGGGGATCTGGGCCGCGGGCGAAGCCGCCTGCGTCAGCCTGCACGGCGCCAACCGCCTGGGCTCCAACTCCACGGCCGAATGCCTGGTCTGGGGCAGGATCGCTGGCGCGGAAACCGGCCGCTACTGCGCGGAAGTGAGCGCGGCGGCCCCCGTTCCCGAAGCCAGGGTGCAGGCCGAATACAAGCGCATCTACGAGGAACTGATGTCGCAAAGCGGCAAGGAGAACCTGTACGAAATCCGCCGGGAGCTGCGCACCTGCATGGACGCCCACGCCGGGGTCTTCCGCACCGAGGCCCTGATGAGCAAGGGGCTGGAAAAGATCCGGTCGCTGCGCGGCCGGTACCGGAACATCAGCATCCAGGACAAGAACTCCGTCTACAACACCAACCTGTACCACGCGCTGGAGCTCGCCAACCTGCTCGATCTGGCCGAGGTGACGCTGCTGGGGGCCCTCACGCGCACGGAATCGCGCGGCGCCCACGCCCGCCGCGACTTCCCGCAGCGCGACGACGCCAACTGGCTCAAGCACACGCTGGCGTTTCATACCGACCAGGGCCCGAGGCTCGATTACAAGCCGGTGACGATCAACACCTGGAAGCCCGTCGAACGGAAATATTAATATTTCAAGGACAGAGGAGCACCTATGCAACACCGATACAAGAACAACCTTGGATTATGGGGCTGGCTCGGCGGAGGCCGTTACGGCGCCGACCGTTACGCCTACGCGCTTCACCGCCTGACCGGCCTGGGCATCCTGGCCTATTTCCTGATGCACATCTTCGTCACCGGCACCCGCGTCGACGGCCCCGAGGCCTGGGAAAGCGCCATGCGCTTCTTCGAGAACCCGCTCTTCAGGCTCGGCGAGTTCCTGGTCTTCCTGGCCTTTCTCTACCACGCGGTCAACGGCATCCGGCTGGTGCTGGTCGAACTCGGCCTGCTGGTCGGAAAGCCGGGGCTCCCGTCGTACCCTTACAGCCACTCGGTCATCCGGCAGAGGCCCGTCCTGGTCGTCGCCATGGTGATCACCGCGGTCCTGGTCCTGTTCGCCGGCGCGGATTTCTTATTCTTGACGAAATAGGAGGGAACCATGCGTGAATCCAGACTATGGTTCTGGCACATTCTGACTGCCGTGGTGATACTGTTCCTGCTCGGCCTGCACATGGGCATCATGCACATGGGCACCCTCATGGAGGCTCTCGGGCTCGGCTCCACGCACCCCACCGCCTCGGCCGAGGTCTTCGAGCGCAGCCGGCAGTTCTTCTTCATGATCACCTACATCGCCCTGCTGGGAACCGCGCTCTTTCACGGTCTGTACGGTTTCCGCAGCATTCTGTGTGAACTTTCCCTCTCGAAGACGCTCCAGAAAGCGATCGGGAGGCTCTGCACCGCCGCCGGTTTTGCCCTGTTCCTGTACGGAACCTATGTCGCCGTGCGGGTGTTTCAGATGAAGGGAGTCTAACCATGAGCACATCCACTGAATCGGGCAAAATCAAGACCATCATCTTCGAAGTGCTGCGCTACGACCCTGAAAAGGGGGGAACCCCCCATCTTCAGGAATTCACCGTCCCGCTCCACAAGGGGATGACGGTGCTGGACGGGCTGCACTGGATCAAGGAGCACGAGGACCCCACGCTCACCTGGCGCTCCTCGTGCCGCATGGGGATCTGCGGTTCCTGCGGCATGTTCATCAACGGGCTGCCGCGCCTGGCCTGCACCAACCAGATCACGCACCTGCACTCGGACCGGGTCGTCATCAAGCCGCTCCCCAATTTCGACATCATCCGCGACCTGGTCCCCGACCTGGAGAGCCTGTTCGACCGGCACCGGTCGGTCAAGCCCTACCTCATCCGCCGGGACCGGATCGAGCAGAACAGCCCGACCCGGGAGTACTTCCAGTCCTCGGAGGAGCTGGTGAACTACATCCAGTTCGCCTACTGCATCAAGTGCGGCCTCTGCCTGTCCGCCTGCCCCACGGTGGCGACCTCGGAAGACTACACCGGGCCCCAGGCCCTGACCCAGGGATGGCGCTACCTCGCCGACACCCGGGACGAGGGGACCGAGGAGCATTCCGAGGAGGTCTATTCCAAGCACGGCGTCTACCGCTGCCACTTCGCCGGCGCCTGTTCCCAGGTCTGCCCCAAGGGGGTCGACCCGGCGATGGCCATCCAGCTCGCCAAGCAGGCGGCCTTCCTGAAATCGATGGGGTTGTGCAAGGACAAGCCGGGCGCGCCGGTGACGGCGCCGGTCGAAAACTGGGTCTCCGAAAAGGAGATCCCCAAGCCCCCCGAGCCCACCGTGGCCCGGGAATCGTAGCGGCCGCGCGGGCCCCCCGGGGCCCGCGTTCCCTTTTCGCACGCGGCCGACCCGCCGGTCGGCCGTTTTTCTTTGGGAGGCGACGGGTGACCAGACAGGTGGAGATCTTTACCGACGGGGCCTGCCGCCGCAATCCCGGCCCGGGGGGCTACGGCGTGGTGCTCCTCTACGAGTCCCGCCGCCGGGAGCTTTCGGGCGGCTTCCGGCTGACGACCAACAACCGGATGGAAATCCTGGCCGCCATCGCGGGCCTGGAGGCCCTGAAGGAACCGTGCCGCGTCCGCCTCTACAGCGACAGCCAGTACCTCGTCAACGCGATCGAGAAGGGGTGGGCCGCCCGCTGGCGCGCCGCCGGCTGGAAGCGCAACAGCCGGGAGAAGGCGGTCAACCCCGACCTCTGGGAGCGCCTGCTGGAGCTCTGCCGCGTCCACCGGGTCGAGTTCCTCTGGGTGCGCGGGCACGCGGGCCATCCCGAGAACGAGCGCTGCGACCGGCTGGCGACCGCCGCGGCCGACGCGCCCGACCTCGGCGTGGACGAGGGGTACGAGCGCTCCCCGTCCTAGGGAGGTCCCGGACCATGGAGACGACCTATCGCTGGATCCTCGATTCCGGGGGGGCCGGGCGCGGCGCCTGGCAGGGGGGGGTCCTCTACGAGTTCATGCGCTGGTGCCGCCTCCACGGCCGCTACCCCCGCGCCGCCATGGGAGCCTCCGTCGGCGGCTACGCCGCGGCCGACGTGGCCACCGGGACCGAGGAGACGGTGATGAAGGGGTGGCGTCACTGGGGCACCCCGGCGCGGCGCGGGCCGAAGTACGGCCGCTTCCGCGCCCTCCTGGCCGCGTCGACGCGGTACGTGATGGCCGAGCGGGAGCTCGAGGGAGTCTTCGACGCCGACCCCCCGCTCCGGCTCCTGATCTTCACCACCAGGGTCCGCCGCCTCGACGGCCGCCCCTTCGGGCGCGCCGACCGGCTCCGCTTCTTCCTGAAGGCCGCCATGCGCAAGCTTCCCGCGGGGTGGAAGTACCTCCCCTCCGGGTACGCGGAAGACCCCGTCATCTTCGCCCACCCCCTCCCCCCGGAGCTCCGGTCGGAAGGGGTCCGCCCTCTCGCGCGGGGGAACTACCACCGCGTCATCGAGGCCTCCTGCCTGATCCCGGTGGCCATGGGCCTCCCGCTCGCGCCCGGGGACCTCGGCCAGGGGGACTGCCCGGGGGACCGCGGCGCCGTCTTCATCGACGGCGGGTACACGCTCAAGATGCCGCTCGCCCGCTTCGAATCGGACCCGGCCCTGGCCCCCCTCGCCCGCTGGGCGGCGGCCGACCGGACCCTCGTCTTCTGCTGCGACCCGGGGGGGGCGCTGTGGGAGACCAGCTCCCGGCTGCGCCGGCTGGACGGGGAGCCCGCCGTGCGCCGCGCGGTGCGGGAAAACCGCCTGCTCGTCATCCGCCCGGACCACAGGGTCGAGGCGGGCTTCCTCTGCATGGACAACGAGACGGCGTTCCGCACCTTCGAGCGGGGGCGCGAGCAGGCCCGGCGCCTGCTCCGGTCCGCGGAGGTCCTCCGCTTCCTGGAGGGGTGAGCTCCCCTACCTGGGCCGGTTGAACCGCGCCATCAGGTCCCCGACCGAGGCGTTCCGGCGCCCGCCGGCCGCGGCCCGCTTCTCCCCGGCCCCCTTCCCCTCCCGCCGCCCTCCCGCCCGTCCGGGCGACTTCATCGAGAGCGCGATCCGCTTGAGCGCCTCGTTCACCTCGAGCACCCGCACCTTGACGATCTGCCCCACCTTCACCACCTTCTTCGGGTCGTCCACGAACCGGTCGGCGAGCTGCGACACGTGCACCAGCCCGTCCTGGTGCACCCCGATGTCGACGAAGGCCCCGAAATTGGCCACGTTGGTGACCACCCCCTCGAGCTCCATCCCCGGGACGAGGTCCTTGAGCTCCCGGACCCCCTCGTCGAAACGCGCGTAGCGGAATTCCGCCCGCGGGTCGCGTCCCGGTTTTTCCAGCTCCGCGACGATGTCCCGCAGCGTCGGCTCCCCGATCTCCGCGGTGACGTACTTCCCGAGGTCGAGGCGGGCGAGCCCGGCGGGGTCTTCCGTGACCTTTTCCAGGGGGACGCCGAGGTCCGCGGCGATCCGCTCTACGATGACGTAGCTCTCCGGGTGCACCGCGGTGCCGTCGAGCGGGTTGGCGCCGTCGCGGATCCGGAGGAACCCGGCCGCCTGCTCGAAGGTCTTGGGGCCGAACTGCGGCACCTCGAGCAGCTCCTGCCGGCTGCGGTAGGGCCCGCGGGCGTTCCGGCAGGCGACGATGTTGCGCGCCACGGCCCCCGATATCCCGGCGACGTAGCCGAGGAGTTCCCGGGAGGCCAGGTTCAGGTCGACGCCGACGTAGTTGACGCAGCTCTCCACCGTGTCGTTGAGCTTTTCCCGGAGCAGGCGCTGGTCCACGTCGTGTTGGTACTGCCCGACGCCGATCGATTTGGGGTCGATCTTCACCAGCTCCGCCAGCGGGTCCTGGAGCCGGCGCGCGATGCTGACGGCCCCCCGGACGGTCAGGTCGAGATCGGGAAACTCCTCGATCGCCGCCTCGCTCGCGGAGTAGACGCTCGCGCCCGCCTCGCTCACCATGACCTTGAGCGGCTTTTTTTCGAGCCCCCCGAGGACCTCCCCGACGAAGCCCTCCGTCTCGCGCCCGGCGGTCCCGTTGCCGATGGCGACGAGCTCGATGGCGTGGGTGCGGATCAGCCCGGCGAGGACGCGGGCCGCCTCCGCCCGTTCCCGGTCCGATTTGTGGGGCTGGATCGTGACATGTTCGAGGAGCTTGCCGGTGCCGTCCACGGCCGCGACCTTGCACCCGGTCCGGAACCCGGGGTCGATCCCGAGGGTCGGCTTCATCCCCGCCGGGCTCGCCAGGAGGAGTTCGCGCAGGTTGGTCTCGAAGGTCCGGATCGACTCCCGGTCCGCGGCCACCTTCTTCTCGTAGCGCACCTCCCCGACGAGGGTGGCGCGCATCAGCCGCTCGAAGGCGTCCGCCAGCATCGCGCGCAGGAACTCCCGCACCCCCGGCGCCGCCGTCCGGATCTCCCTCTCCTCGAGGTACGCGGCGACGGCCGCCGCGTCGAACTCGATGGTGAAGGAGAGCACCCCCTCGGCCTCCCCGCGCCGCAGCGCGAGCATGTTGTGCGGGGCGATCTCCCCGACGCGCGCCCGGTAGTCGCGGTACATCTCGAACTTGGTGGTGCCCGCGGGGCGGTCCTCGCCGATCTTCGAGACGAACTCCCCTTTCGAGACGAGGAAGTCGCGCAGGTGCCGGCGCAGCTCGGCCTTCTCGGAGACCTCCTCGGCCAGGATGTCGGACGCCCCCCGGAGCGCGTCCGCCGCGGAGGCGACCCCCGTCTCCCCGTTCACGTAGCCGGCCGCCTCCGTTTCGAGGTCGGCGTCCGGGGCGCCCGCAGCGTTGAGCTCCCGGATCCGGGCGGCCAGCGGCTCGAGCCCCTTCTCCCTGGCGATGGTGGCCCGCGTCCGCCTTTTGGGCTTGTAGGGGAGGTAGAGGTCCTCGAGCTCCGTTTTCTGCATGCAGGCTTCGATTTTGGCCTTCAGCCCTTCGGTGAGCTTCCCCTGCTCCTCGATCGACTTGAGGATCGTTCCCCTGCGCTCCCCGAGCTCGGTGAGGTAGGTGTGCCGCTCCAGGAGCGCGCGCAGCTGCACCTCGTTCATTTCCCCGGTGCGTTCCTTGCGGTACCGGGCGATGAAGGGGACGGTCCCCCCCTCGGCGAAGAGCGCGAGCGCGCTTTGCACCTGGCCGATTCCCAGCGAGAGTTCCCCTGCTACGATCTGTTCGATATTCATGATTTCCGTGGATTCACCGTTTTGAATGGATGGACATGGCAGACCCCTGAAGATTACCCTCCGGGGGCCTCCGCGCCAAGGCACACGGGCAAGAAATCATTCCCCCCGGGCCCCTTTCTGTGGTTCAATGCCGCCGTCATGATCCGATCGCCCAACCTCGAGCGCCTGCTGCGGGACGTGTCCCGCTCCTTTTACCTGACGCTCGCCATCCTCCCGCGCGCCATCAAACCCCAGCTGCGGCTGGCCTACCTGCTGGCGCGGGCGACCGATACGGTCGCCGACACCGAGGGGGTCCCCGCCGGCCGCCGCCGCGAGATCCTCGCCGCCATGGGCGCCGCCATCCGTGACTGCGGCGCGGGACGCCGGGCGGCGGCCCCCGATCTCGCGGAGCTCCTCGCCCGCCCGGGCCCGACGGAGGGGGAGCGGCGGCTGCTGCGCCATTTCGGGGAGGTGCTCGGGAGGCTGCGGGATTTCGACGCCGAGGACCGGGCCGAGATCGCCGGGGTGCTCGAAACAATCACGGCCGGCCAGGACGCGGACCTGCTGCGCTTCGGCGGTTGCGGACCGGACCGGATCGGGGCGCTCGATTCGGACGAGGAGCTGCAGCTGTACACCTACCGGGTCGCCGGCTGCGTGGGGGAGTTCTGGACCAGCCTCTGCCTCCGCCGTCTCTTCCCCGGCGCGGTCGCGGACCGCGAGCGGTTGCTCGAGGACGCCGTCCGCTTCGGCAGGGGGCTGCAGCTGGTCAACATCCTGCGCGACCTGCCGAAGGACCTGGCCGCGGGGCGCTGCTACATCCCCTCCCGGCGCATGGCGAAATACGGGCTGCGGCCCGCGGATATCCTCGACGCGCGCTACTGGCGCCTCTTCCGCCCCCTTTACGCCCGCTACCTCGGGGAGGCGGAGGAGCACCTCGCCGCCGGCTGGCGCTACACCACCGCGCTCCCCTTCCGGAGCGTCCGGGTCCGGCTGGCCTCGGCCTGGCCGCTCCTGATCGGAGTCCGGACCCTCGGCCTCCTCCGCTCGGCCGAGGTGACGGGCGGAGCCGCCCGGGTGAAGGTCGGCCGCGGCGCCGTCCGGGGCCTCCTCCTCCGCTCCCTCCTCCTCTACCCTTTCCGCGCGAAATGGGACCGCCTTTTCGACGAGGCCCGCGCCCTCACTTCCGCCCCTCCGCCAGGAGGGTCTGAAAATGGGGCGCCTCCTCCTCCCGCGCGACCACGCTGATGTCGATGTCGCGGAACCCGGCCCCCTCCAGCCACTGCTCGAGGTCGCTCTCGGCGAAACCGAGCCAGGCGTCGCCGTAGGACTCGCGCGCCTGTTCGAAGCCGTGGCGCAGCAGGTCGAGGATGAGGATCCGCCCGGGCCGGCGCAGCAGCCGGTAGGCGGCGGCCACCGCCGCGGCGGGGTCCGCCGCGTGATGGAGCGCCTGGCTCAGGATCACGAGATCCACGCTCCCCGGCGCGATCGGCGGGTCCTGGAGGTCGCCGAGCCGGAACTCCAGGTTCAGGATCCCGTTCTTCCTTGCCTTGGCGGCGCCGAACTTCACGATCTTCTCGGAGTTGTCGACGGCGATCACCCTCCGGCACCGCCGCGCGAGCAGTTCGGCCAGCAGCCCCTCCCCCGAACCGAGATCGGCCACCTCGAGCGGGGGGAGGATGCGCAGCAGCAGGTGCCCGAACCCCTGCCAGGAGCGCCCCGGGCCGTAGACCCGGTCGAAGCGCCCCGCCACCTGGTTGAAGTAGACCTCCGCCCGCTCCCGCCGCCGCCTCAGGACCCGCCTGAGGTTGACCCGGTCGGCCGCGCGCTCCTCGAGCTCCGCGGCCCCGGCCACGGCCGCGCGCACGATGTCGGCCGTGGGGGGCTCCAGTTCCCCGGCCACCCGGTAGAACGCCCGCTTCCCCTCGCGGCGGCAGCGGACCAGGCCCGATTCCTGCAGCAGCCCGAGATGGGTCGAAATCCTCGACTGGCCCAGCCGGGTGATTTCCTGCAGTTCCTGCACCGACAGTTCCTCCCCCTCGAGGAGGGCCACCATCCTCAGGCGCGTGGGATCCGCGAGCGCGCGCAACGATTTCAGGACCGGCACCATGTTCCGTTCTCCTCCCGGGCAAATAGCTGTTGACAGCGGTTGCCCGATCTTTATATCATCTTATCCTGATTTGTCGATATATAATTTTTGGAAAGGACCTCTCAGCTATGTCAAGTACGACGAAGGCCCCGGCACCGGGGAAAACGGGCGACTTCGCGGTCGCGGACCTCACCCTGGCCGACTGGGGCCGCAGGGAGATCGGGGTGGCCGAGCGGGAGATGCCGGGACTCGTGGCCGTGCGGGCGAAATACGGCCCGGGCCGGCCGCTCGCCGGCGCCCGGATCACCGGCTCGCTGCACATGACCATCGAAACCGCCGTCCTGATCGAAACCCTGGCCGCGCTCGGCGCGAGCGTGCGCTGGGCCAGCTGCAACATCTTCAGCACCCAGGACCAGGCGGCGGCCGCCATCGCCGCCACGGGAGTCCCGGTGTTCGCCTTCAAGGGGGAGAGCCTGGAGGAATACTGGGACTTCACCCTGCGCGCGCTCACCCACCCCGGGGGGGAGGGCCCCCACCTGGTGGTCGACGACGGCGGCGACGCCACGCTCCTGCTGCACAAGGGGTACGAGATGGAGCAGGGGAGCGGCTGGGTGGACAGCAGGAGCGAGAGCCGTGAGGAGGAGGCGATCAAGGCCCTGCTCAAGCGCTGCGCCGCCGAGCGCCCGGGCTGGTTCACCCGCGCGGCCGCCGGCTGGAAGGGAGTGAGCGAGGAGACCACCACCGGGGTCCACCGCCTCTACCAGATGCTGGAGGCGGGCCGGCTGCTCGTCCCCGCCGTCAACGTGAACGACAGCGTCACCAAGTCGAAATTCGACAACCTCTACGGCTGCCGTGAATCGCTGGCCGACGGCCTCAAGCGCGCCCTCGGGGTGATGATCGCCGGCAAGACCGCCGTCGTCTGCGGCTACGGCGACGTGGGGAAGGGGAGCGCGCATTCCCTGCGCGGCTTCGGCGCCCGCGTCATCGTCACCGAAATCGATCCCATCAACGCGCTGCAGGCGGCCATGGAGGGGTTCGAGGTCACCCGCATCGAGGAAACCTTCGCCGAGGGGGACATCTACGTCACCTGCACCGGGAACTGCGACGTCATCACCGTCGACCACATGCTCGCGATGAAGGACCAGGCGATCGTGTGCAACATCGGCCACTTCGACAACGAGATCCAGGTGGAGCGCCTCAACCGGGCGCCCGGCGTCGCCAAGGTCCCCATCAAGCCGCAGGTGGACCGCTACGACCTCCCCTCCGGCAGCAGCATCTACCTCCTGGCCGAGGGCCGGCTGGTCAACCTCGGGTGCGCCGAGGGGCATCCCAGCTTCGTCATGTCCAATTCCTTCACCAACCAGGTCCTGGCCCAGCTCGACCTCTGGGAGCACCGGGAGGAGTACAGGCCCGGCGTCTACCGGCTTCCGAAAAAGCTCGACGAGGAGGTCGCCCGCCTGCACCTGGAAAAGATCGGGGTGAAGCTCACCCGTCTCTCCCCGAAGCAGGCGGCCTACATCGGGGTTCCGGTCGAGGGACCCTACAAGCCGGAGCACTACCGGTACTAGGGGCGGGTCGGACATGGCGGCCGCGCGAGTGCTTCTCCTGCTGATTTTCGGGCTGGCCTCCGTGGCCTGCCCGCACAGGGCCCGGCCCGTCGGGGCCGGCGCCCTGGCCGTCCGGGCCGAACCGATCTCCTGTTTCGACGAGGGCGACCCCTCCCGCTCCCGCTTCGGCGCCCTTTCCTTCATCGGCGGCCTGGAGCTCTCCTCCGACGACGGCGCCTTCGGGGGCCTGTCCGCCCTGCGCCTCGAGCCGGGCGGGGAGCGCTTCGTCGCCCTCTCCGACCGCGCCTACTGGCTGCGGGGGCGCATCGTCGCCCGCGACGGCGTCCCCCTCGGGATCGCCGGGGCCGAAATGGGCCCCGTCCTCGCCCCCGACGGCCGCCCCGCCGAGCGCTGGGACACGGAATCGCTCGCCCTCGACGGCGGCGACGCCTGGGTGGGGATCGAACGCCTCGACGCCGTCGCCCGTTTCGCTTTCGGCCGCTCCGGCCTCCTCGCCCCCGCCCGCCTGATCGATCTCCCTCCCGGGGCCGCGGCGCTCCCCCCCAACCAGGGGCTGGAGGCGCTGGTGTTCGTGCCCCGGGAGCTCCCCCTGGGCGGCTCCCTGATCGGGATCTCCGAACGCGCCCTCGACGGGGAGGGGAATATCGCCGCCTTCATCATCGGGGGGCCGCGGCCGGGAATGTTCCATGTCCGGCGCTCGGACGGCTTCGACGTGAGCGACGCCGCGCTCCTCCCCGGCGGCGACCTCCTCCTGCTCGAGCGGCGCTTCACCCTGACCGGAGGGTTCGCGGCCCGCATCCGCCGCCTCCCCGAAGCGCTGCTCCGGCCCGGGCCGCCGGCGGACGGGCCCGTCCTCTTCCTCGCCGACCGCCGCCACCGGATCGACAACCTGGAAGCGCTCGACGTGCACCGCTGCGCCTCGGGCAGGCTCCTGCTCACCCTGCTGTCGGACGACAACTACGCCCCCATCCAGAAAACCCTTCTTCTCCGCTTTGAGCTGGCGGAGACGCCCTGAGGCCTCCCGGGACGCAAAAAAAAAGGGACGGCGCGCCCCGCCCTGACGGGCGGAGGACCGTCCCCCCGGCGCGTGCGGCCCGGCGGCCGCCGCGAGCCGGTTACTTCTTCCGGATCCTCACGTCCACCACCTTCACCCCCTCCCCCTCGGGGTAGACCATGACGGGGTTCAGGTCCATCTCCTCGATTTCGGGGAGGTCGACCGCCAGCTGCGACACCGCCAGCAGCAACCGCTGGACCGCGCCCAGGTCCGCGGCCGGCACCCCCCGGGAGCCGGTCAACAGCGGCAGGGAGCGGATTTCGCGCACCATCCGGGCCGCCCCGGCCTCCGACAGCGGGGCGAGGCGGAAGGACACGTCCCCGAGCGCCTCCACGTGGACCCCGCCCAGGCCGAACATCAACACCGGTCCGACCCCCTCTTCCCGCTTGAGGCCGACGATGATCTCCGTCCCCCGGGGGCACTGCTCCTGGACGACGAACCCGGCGCCGGGGAAGGCGCCCGACATCCGCTCCCAGGCTTTTTGGAGCCCCCCGTCATCCGCGATACCCAGCTCGACCCCGCCGGCGTCGCTCTTGTGCACGACGTCCGGGCTGTCCACCTTGAGGACCGCGGGGTACAGGGTCCCCTCCGGCGCCCGGCCCCCCGTCATCGGCGCGGTCCGCGCCGCCGGGATCCCGTAGGCGCCGAGCACCCCGTAGGCGTCCGCCTGGGGGATGTAGCCCCCCGGGGCCGCTCCCAGGATCGCCTCGGCCGCGGCCCGGTCCCCCGGCACCGTAGCCGGGGGCTCCTCGAGCCGCTTCTGGACCTCGCGGTAGCGCGCCATCGCCGCCACCACCCGGGCGCCGCTTTCGGGGAATTCGTACACCGGGATCCCCGCCCCCTTGATCTTCTCCACGGTGGAGGCCCAGTTTTCGTTCGTCATCACGACGCACACGATCGGCTTGGTCGCCCGGCCGGCGCACTCGGCGATCGCGTCGGCCACCGCCTCGCAGTCGACGAAGGGGGGAGTCACCATGGTGACGAGGATCGAGTCGACCCCCGGGTCGGCGTCCAGGGCGGTGAGCGTCAGGCGGAAATGCTCGGCGTTGGCCGTGGCGGCGACGTCGACCGGGTTTTCCACGTAGGCCTCGGGGATCAGCCCGGCGCGCAGCGTCGCCTTCGTTTCCTCCGTGAGGGTGGCCAGGGTGAGGCCGCAGCCGACGCACTCGTCGATGGCCATGATGCCGGGGCCGCCGGCGTTGGCGACGATGGCCACGTTCGGCCCCGCGGGCACCGGCTGGTTCGCCAGGGCGTACCCGGCCGAGATCATCTCCTCGGTCGTCTGGAAGCGCAGGACGCCGGCGTGCTCGAAGATCGTGTCGGTCAGCGAGTCCTGCTGCATGAGCGACCCGGTGTGGGAGCTCACCGCCTTGGCCGCCGCCTTGCTGCGCCCGGTCCGGATGGCCAGGAGCGATTTTCCCTTCGCGATGCGGCGGCAGCTCTCGATGAATTCCCGGGTGTCCTTCATGCTCTCGATGTGCATCATGATGGTGCGGGTCCCCGGGTCGGAGCCGAAATACTCGAGCAGCTCGTTGGTGCTCACGTCGGACGCGTTCCCCTGCGACGCGTACATCCGGAAGCCGGAACCCATCCGGCGCAGGTTCAGGTTGAGCAGCTCCGCCACCCCCCCGCTCTGGGCGAGGATGGAGGCGTTGCCCGGCCTCATCGGCGTGAAGGTGAAGTTGGCGTAGACCGAAACCTCGGGGTCCGAATTCATCACCCCCTGGCAGTTGGGGCCGTACACCCGCACCCCGTATCTCTTCGCCGCCTCGAGCAGGGCGTCCTCCAGGCGCGCCCCCTCCCCCCCCATCTCGCGGAAGCCGGCGGTGTGGATGATGACGAACTTCACCCCCTTCTTCCCGCAATCCTCCACCATCTGCGGGACCAGGGTGCTCTTGACGGCGATGGTGACGACATCGACCGGCCCCGGTACGTCCAGGATGCTCGGGTAGGCCTTCAGGCCCAGGATCTCGGCCTCCTTCGGGTGGATGGGGTAGATCGGCCCCTTGAAGTTGTGGGTGATCAGGTTCTTCACCACCCGGTTGCCGATGGAAAAGGTGTTGTTGGACGCTCCCAGCACGGCGACGGCGCGGGGGCGGAACAGGGTATCGAGCATGGCTGCACTCCTTGGTCAGATGATGATTGCCTGACGGCCGGGCAAAGGCTCCGGACCGTTTATTCCGTCTCGGCCGCCAGGAGGGCGGCCCCGAAGGCTCCCGCGAGCTGGGCGTCCGGCAGGATATGCACGGGGCGGCGGACCATCCGCCCGAGCATTTCCGCCAGCATCGGGCTGTGGGCCACGACCCCTCCCGTGAGCACCACCTCCCCCGCGAGCGGGTCCATTTCCACGATGCGCTTGACCACCGACTCGATCAGCCCGGCCACGATTTCCGGCACTTTTTCCCCCGCCCTCATGTGGGCGAGGATCTCGGTCTTGGTGAACACGGTGCAGTAGCTCCCCATG
This window encodes:
- the rnhA gene encoding ribonuclease HI, translating into MEIFTDGACRRNPGPGGYGVVLLYESRRRELSGGFRLTTNNRMEILAAIAGLEALKEPCRVRLYSDSQYLVNAIEKGWAARWRAAGWKRNSREKAVNPDLWERLLELCRVHRVEFLWVRGHAGHPENERCDRLATAAADAPDLGVDEGYERSPS
- the sdhC gene encoding succinate dehydrogenase, cytochrome b556 subunit produces the protein MQHRYKNNLGLWGWLGGGRYGADRYAYALHRLTGLGILAYFLMHIFVTGTRVDGPEAWESAMRFFENPLFRLGEFLVFLAFLYHAVNGIRLVLVELGLLVGKPGLPSYPYSHSVIRQRPVLVVAMVITAVLVLFAGADFLFLTK
- a CDS encoding patatin-like phospholipase family protein, whose protein sequence is METTYRWILDSGGAGRGAWQGGVLYEFMRWCRLHGRYPRAAMGASVGGYAAADVATGTEETVMKGWRHWGTPARRGPKYGRFRALLAASTRYVMAERELEGVFDADPPLRLLIFTTRVRRLDGRPFGRADRLRFFLKAAMRKLPAGWKYLPSGYAEDPVIFAHPLPPELRSEGVRPLARGNYHRVIEASCLIPVAMGLPLAPGDLGQGDCPGDRGAVFIDGGYTLKMPLARFESDPALAPLARWAAADRTLVFCCDPGGALWETSSRLRRLDGEPAVRRAVRENRLLVIRPDHRVEAGFLCMDNETAFRTFERGREQARRLLRSAEVLRFLEG
- a CDS encoding squalene/phytoene synthase family protein, whose product is MIRSPNLERLLRDVSRSFYLTLAILPRAIKPQLRLAYLLARATDTVADTEGVPAGRRREILAAMGAAIRDCGAGRRAAAPDLAELLARPGPTEGERRLLRHFGEVLGRLRDFDAEDRAEIAGVLETITAGQDADLLRFGGCGPDRIGALDSDEELQLYTYRVAGCVGEFWTSLCLRRLFPGAVADRERLLEDAVRFGRGLQLVNILRDLPKDLAAGRCYIPSRRMAKYGLRPADILDARYWRLFRPLYARYLGEAEEHLAAGWRYTTALPFRSVRVRLASAWPLLIGVRTLGLLRSAEVTGGAARVKVGRGAVRGLLLRSLLLYPFRAKWDRLFDEARALTSAPPPGGSENGAPPPPARPR
- a CDS encoding RNA-binding transcriptional accessory protein, with amino-acid sequence MMNIEQIVAGELSLGIGQVQSALALFAEGGTVPFIARYRKERTGEMNEVQLRALLERHTYLTELGERRGTILKSIEEQGKLTEGLKAKIEACMQKTELEDLYLPYKPKRRTRATIAREKGLEPLAARIRELNAAGAPDADLETEAAGYVNGETGVASAADALRGASDILAEEVSEKAELRRHLRDFLVSKGEFVSKIGEDRPAGTTKFEMYRDYRARVGEIAPHNMLALRRGEAEGVLSFTIEFDAAAVAAYLEEREIRTAAPGVREFLRAMLADAFERLMRATLVGEVRYEKKVAADRESIRTFETNLRELLLASPAGMKPTLGIDPGFRTGCKVAAVDGTGKLLEHVTIQPHKSDRERAEAARVLAGLIRTHAIELVAIGNGTAGRETEGFVGEVLGGLEKKPLKVMVSEAGASVYSASEAAIEEFPDLDLTVRGAVSIARRLQDPLAELVKIDPKSIGVGQYQHDVDQRLLREKLNDTVESCVNYVGVDLNLASRELLGYVAGISGAVARNIVACRNARGPYRSRQELLEVPQFGPKTFEQAAGFLRIRDGANPLDGTAVHPESYVIVERIAADLGVPLEKVTEDPAGLARLDLGKYVTAEIGEPTLRDIVAELEKPGRDPRAEFRYARFDEGVRELKDLVPGMELEGVVTNVANFGAFVDIGVHQDGLVHVSQLADRFVDDPKKVVKVGQIVKVRVLEVNEALKRIALSMKSPGRAGGRREGKGAGEKRAAAGGRRNASVGDLMARFNRPR
- a CDS encoding succinate dehydrogenase iron-sulfur subunit, with protein sequence MSTSTESGKIKTIIFEVLRYDPEKGGTPHLQEFTVPLHKGMTVLDGLHWIKEHEDPTLTWRSSCRMGICGSCGMFINGLPRLACTNQITHLHSDRVVIKPLPNFDIIRDLVPDLESLFDRHRSVKPYLIRRDRIEQNSPTREYFQSSEELVNYIQFAYCIKCGLCLSACPTVATSEDYTGPQALTQGWRYLADTRDEGTEEHSEEVYSKHGVYRCHFAGACSQVCPKGVDPAMAIQLAKQAAFLKSMGLCKDKPGAPVTAPVENWVSEKEIPKPPEPTVARES